From Oceanidesulfovibrio indonesiensis:
AATGTGCCGGACTCGTTGTGGCGCGGGTCGCCGGCAGTAAGCGCGGCGTCCAGATGCACGTGAGGATCGACAAAGGGCGGCGAGACGAGCCCGCCTTTGGCGTCGATTTTCCGCGGTGCGGTAAGGCTGTCCGGCTTGCCGATCTTGTGGATAATGCCGGCGGTGACGCCGATGTCCACACGGGTTTCGGCGCCGGGAAGCCGGGCGTTCTTGATGACCAGATCCATATTGCCTCCTTGTCCTCTGCCCGGCTAATGGGAGCAGACCGCCAGGGCTCCGGCCCTGCAGACCAGAGCGCACAGTCCGCAGCCGTCGCAACGTTGTTCATTTATGTGCACGCGGGGCGTGCTTCCGTCCCCGTTCATGGAGATGGCGCCATATCCTGAATCCGAGCAGGCTGTGGCGCATGCACCGCACGATGTGCAGGACTCATAATCCACACGTGCGGCCACAGCGCTTTCTTTGCTCAGCGCCTCGTGGCTGGTGATCCAGGGGAGCGTCCTGCCCACGAGGTCCATGGGCGAGCCTATCCCCCTGGCGTCCAGATAGTTGGACAGTCCCGAAGCTAACTTGCCCACGATGCCATACCCCTTGAGCATGACCTCGGTGCAGACCTGCACGGTTGTGGACCCCACGAGCATGTATTCCACGGCGTCTTCCCATGCGGCTATGCCGCCCACGCCTGAGACGGCCGGAGCCATGCCGCGGGCTTGCATCGTGCCCGCAACCTGGGAGACCACGCGCAGGCCGATGGGCTTGATCGCTTTGCCCGAGTAGCCGCCGTAAGAGGAGTAGCCCTCCACGACGGGCTTGGGCTTGAATGTCTCCAGGTCCACGCCGATGAGGCACTGCACGGTGTTAATGGCGGTGATGCCGTCGGCCCCGGCGTCCAGCGCCGCGGCGCAGGTCACGCGGGGATCGGCCACGTTGGGCGTGAGCTTGATGAGCAGCGGGACCTTACAGACGTCCCTGACCCAGGAGGTTATCTCCCCGGTTATCTCCGGCACCTGACCAATGGCCATGCCCACGCCTTTTTCCGGCATGCCGTGCGGACAGGAGAAGTTGCACTCCACCATGTCCGCGCCGGCGTCCTGCACGCGGCGGGTCATCTCCTGCCAGGTTCCTCTGGAATCGCCCATGATGGAGGCGACCAGCAGGTTCTCCGGGTAGCGTTTCTTGATCTCGGCGATCTCGTGGACCCAGTCCGAGAGGCTGCGTTTGGTGACGAGCTCGAAGTTCTCGAACCCGTAAACGTTTCCTCCTGCATCCTTCACCGCGGCGAAGCGGGGCCGAGCGTCCTCGATGACCATGCCGTCCGGCTTGAGAGTCTTGAGCACGGCGCCGCCCCAGCCCTGGTCGAAGGCGCGCATGATGTTCTCGCCGAAGGCCGTTGGCGGCGCCGAGGCGAGCAGAAACGGGTTGGGGATCGTTTTTCCGAGAAACTGGACGCTGAGGTCGGCCATGGCGCTTCCTCCCTAGAGAATGGAGGTGTAGATGTCCGTGATGTCTTCCACTGTGGGGACACGCGGATTGTTGTTGGTGCTGCCGCTGGCGAAGGCGTCCTTGGCCATTTGCGGAATGGCGTCCTCGGTGACGCCGAATTCGGAGAGCCGGCCCGGCAGGCCCGTTTCCTCGAACAGCGCTTCCAGGGAATCCACGGCGGCGAAGCTCGCATCGCGCAGGGAGAGGCCCTCCACCGGTTCGCCCAGGGCCTGGGCGATGCGCGTCAGTTTTTCCGGGCAGGCCGGGCGGTTGTAAGCCATGACCGGCGCCAGCAGCATGGCGTTGGCCATGCCGTGGGGGATGCCGAAGTGCGCGCCCAGCGGCCGGCTCATGGAATGGACCAGAGCCACCGAGGCGTTGCCGAAGGCGAAGCCGGCCAGCATCTGGCCGAGCAGCATGTTCTGGCGCGCCTCGATATCCCCGCCGTTCATGACGGCGCGGATGAGGTTGCCGCCGATGAGCTCGATGGCCTCCAGGGCCTGCACGGCCGTGAGCTGGTTGCCCACCTTGGATATGTACGCCTCCGTGGCGTGGGTCAGGGCGTCCATGCCCGTGGAGGCAGTCACTGACGGAGGCATGGAGACTGTCAGCTCAGGGTCGAGCACGGCCACCTTGGGAATGATGCCGGCGAAGGCGATGAGCATTTTGACCTTGGCCGCCGGGTCAGTGATCACGGTGAAGCGGGTGATCTCGCTGGCAGTGCCGGCCGTAGTGGGCACGGCGATGATAGGCGTTCCGGCCGCGGCGGGCTGTTTCTTTTCGTACTTCTGGATGGGACCGTCGTTCGTCATGAGGATGGCGATGCCCTTGGCCGCGTCCATGGGGCTGCCGCCGCCCAGGGCCACGAGCACGTCCGCGTTCTTGCCCCTGGCCAGGGCCGCGCCTTTTTCCACCGTGGCCACGCTTGGGTCGGACTCCACCTCGGCAAAGGTGACGGCTGTCAGGCCGGCGGCTTCGAGGGACGCGACGACCTTGTCCAGCGCGCCGGTTCTGGTGGTGGAGGAACGGCCGGTCACGATCATGGCCGTATTTCCCAAGCGAGCGGCTTCCTCGCCGATCTTGCGGGCCGAGCCGGCGCCGAACACGATGCGCGGCGGGACCTGAAATATGAAGCCGCTCATCACGAAATCTCCCTGGCGATTGCTTGGGATGCTTGTTCGAGAGCCTTGTCGATGCGCGTCAGGGAGTCGTCCAGCTCGGCCTCATCGATGATGATGGGCGGGGCGAGGAAAACGAAGTTCCAGCGCACGAAGGCGGAAATACCATTATCCAGCAAGGCCTTGCTCACATGAGCCATGGGGCCTGGAGGGCCGTTCCACGGCGACAGGGGGTCGCGCGTTTCGCGGTCCCTCACCATTTCCAGACATGCGAAGAGGCCGATGCAGCGGACGTCGCCCACATAGCCATGTCTTTCGCCAAGCTTTTCGAGGCCGGCCTTGAATCGCTCGCCCATGGCCGCGGCGTTTTCTATGAGCTTTTCTTCCTCGATGGCCTCCAGGTTGCCCAGGGCGGAGGCGCACGAGATGGGATGGCCGGAGTAGGTAAGTCCGCAGTACAGCATGCTCTCGTCGAACGTTTTCGCAATCTCGCTGGATACAGCCACCACCCCGAGGGGGATGTAGCCGGAGTTCACGCCCTTGGCCATGGTCACGATGTCCGGCGTGATGTCGAAGTTATGGAATCCGAACAGTTTGCCGGTGCGGCCGAAGCCGGTCATGACTTCGTCGCAGATCAGCAGGACGCCCAGCTCGCGGCAGATTTCCTCGATGCGCTCCATGTAGCCGGGAGGCGGCACGAACACGCCGTTGGAGCCGGTGATGGACTCGAACAGCACCGCCGCGATGGTGTCCGGGTTCTCGTAGAGCATGACCTCGCGCACGTTCTCCGCGCACTGGAGCCTGCACTCCGGGTAGGTGAGCCCGAACGAGCAGCGGTAGCAGTAGGGGTCGAACACCCGGACGATGCCTGGCAGGGCGGGTTCCACCGGGGGGCGGCGGGGGTCGCCGGTGAGGGAGATCGCGCCGTAGGTGGCCCCATGGTAGGAGCGGTAACGGGTCACGATCTTCTGTTTGCCGGTGTGGGCGCGGGCGATCTTCACGGCGTTCTCGTTGGCGTCCGCCCCGCCCACGGTGAAGAAGCACTTGCCGAACGTGTCCGGCAGATAGCCGATGAGCTTTTCCGCCAGCCTGGAGCGCGAAGGCGCCACGAACTGTGGGGCGATGAAGCACATCTCGTCGGCCTGTTTCTTGATGGCCTCGATGATTTTCGGGTGGTTGTGGCCGAGGTTGAGGTTCACGAGCTGGGAGGCGAAGTCGGCATAGCGGTTTCCGTCGCCGTCCCAGAAGAAGATGCCTTCGCCGCGGGTGATGACTTTGGGCGAGAGCTTGCCCTGCACGGACCAGGAGTGCAGGACGTATTTGCGGTCCAGGTCGTATGCTTCCTGAGCTTGTGGATTCATTCGTCTCGGCTCCCTTGACCGGCGACGGCGTATGCGATGGCTGCGTTGCCGGCCGTGGCCTTCACTATGTTCTCGATGGAGCAGCGGTCCTTGGGCGTGTGGGCGTAGTGCTCTTCCATGGGCGAGTAGCCGATGGACGGGATGCCCATGACGCCGGTGACGTAGCTGGCGTCCGTGCCGAAGTCCCAGCGGCCGAATCCGGGATTCTGACCCAGAGCGTTCAGGGCTTCCACGCATTTGACGACCATGGGGTCGTCCTTCTCGATGGCCCAGGAGTGCATGTACTTTTCGCAGTCCTCGGAGATGCCTTTGTAGGAGGTCTCCTTCACCGTGCGGATTTTGACCTCGCCCTTGAACTCCTCATCTTTGGCGGCGAGGTCGTCGAGGATCTTCTGAATCTGGCCGACGAAGTCCTCGCGCTTTTCGCCGCGCACCAGCCTGCGGTCCAGGCTCACGGTGCATTTGTCCGGGATGATTGAGAGCGCGCCGGGCGAGCAGTTGATGATGGTGAGGGCGATGGTGGCGCGGCCCAGGAAGTCGTCTTCGGGCAGGGTCTCGTATATTTTCCGGACCTCTTCGATGACCGGCATCATCTTGTACACGGCGTTGACGCCCAGCCAGGGCGCTGAGCCGTGGCTGGTGCGGCCGAAGGTGGTGACCTCCAGTTCGGCGCGGCCGCGGTGGCCCAGGTAGAGGTTCATGGAGGTGGCCTCGGAGGAGATCATCACGTCGAACGTGATGCCACGCTCCTTGAAGGTCTTGTCCATGAGCCAGCGCATGCCGAACATCTCGGCCGGCTCCTCCTGGACGACGCCGGTGTAGATGAAGTCGCCCTTGAGCTTGACGCCGGATTTCTTGATGAGGTGGCCGGCGAAAATCTGCGAGGCCATGCCGGACTTCACGTCGCTGGCGGCGCGGCCGTGCAGGTAGCCGTCGGCGATGACGCCGCCGTACGGTGGGAACTCCCAGTTGGCTTCTTCGCCGGGGGCCACGTGGTCCATATGAGAGTTGTACATAACGTTGGGGCCGGAGCCTTCGCCCTTCACGATGCCGACCACGTTGCCCATGTCGTCCACGAAGATTTCGTCGTAACCGAGTTCTTCCATTTTTTTAACGGTGAGCTGGGCCAGTTCCTCTTCGGCGCCGGAAATGGAGGGGGTCTGCACGAGCTTCTGGGCGAAGCCGATCACGTCGTCGCGGATGTCCTCGGCCATTTGATTGAGCTTCTCGTACATTTGGGGAATGATCCTTATATGTTTCGTATGATTCCGATTGATTGTTGCTAAACGAACCGGGGCTTGCCGCGCTTGATGAATCGACCTCGTCCGGGTTTGGCCTCCAGCCTGCCGTTCATGCAGACCACCTCGCCGCGGGAGAGTGTGGCCACCGGAAAGCCCGTGACCTCTACGCCCTCGTACGGGGTGTAGTCGACATTTTCGTGGAGGGTGGCGGTGGACAGGGTGACCTTTAGTTCGGGATCGAAGACCACGATGTCGGCGTCCGCGCCTATGGCCAGAGCGCCCTTCTGCGGATACATGCCGAAAGCCTTGGCCGGGTTGGTGGCGCAGACAGCCACCAGGCGGTTGATATCGAAACGGCCGGCGTTGACGCCGAACTCGTGCATCAGGGCCAGACGAGGCTCGATGCCCGGAGCGCCGTTAGGGATCTTGGCGAAGTTGTCCCTGCCCATATCCTTCTGTCCGTTGAAATCGAAGGGGCAGTGGTCCGTGGCCACGCTCACCAGGTCGTTGGACGCAAGGCCCTTCCACAGCGGTTCCTGGTTCTCCCTGGGCCGCAGCGGCGGACTCATCACGTACTTGGCGCCGCCGAAGTCGGGCTCGTCGTAGTTGGCATCGGAAAGCAGCAGATACTGCGGGCAGGTCTCGGCCATCACGCTGGCTCCGTTCGCTCTGGCGCGCACCACTTCCTGAAGCGCGGACTCGCAGGTGAGGTGGACCACGAAGAGCGGCCCGCCCGTGATCTGAGCGAGCTTGCAGGCCCGGCCCGTGGCCTCGCCTTCCACCAGCGGCGGTCGGGAGAGCGCGTGGTACCTGGGATCGGTCTTGCCCTCGGACAGGTGCTTGTTGATAAGGTACGTCACGGCGTCGTTGTTCTCGGCGTGCACGCAGACAAGCCCGCCGTGGTCCCTGGCCTGGATGAGGGCCTGCATCAAGACCGTGTCCGAGACACGGAAATCGTAGACCATGAAGACCTTGAAGCTTGGGCAGCCGGCGTCGATCATTGTCTGCATTTCGTCGAGCACGGAACCGGTCATGTCCGTGATGGCGATATGGAATCCGTAGTCCAGCACGGCCTTGCCCTCGGCCTTGGCGCGCCAGGCATCCAGAGCGTCCTGCAGTGACTGGCCTTTGCCCTGGATGCAGAAATCCACGATGGACGTGGTGCCGCCGTAGGCTGCGGCGATGGTGCCTGTCTCGAAATCGTCCTTGGAAACGGTGCCGCCAAAGGGCATTTCGAGGTGGGTGTGAGTGTCTACAGCACCGGGCATGACGTATTTGCCCGTTGCGTCGATGGTGCGTTCTCCGGACAGGTGCGTTCCGATGGCGGCAATCTTCTCGTCCAGGATTCCGATGTCCGCGCGGAACGTATCGGACGCTGTGACGCACAGACCGCCGCTGATCACGCAATCAAAACGCATGTGCAATCCTCCAGTAGTGTGTTCCCGGGTTTCGGCGACAGTTTACCTGCTTTGGGGCTATGAGAACCGTCGTCGATTCGCGGGCATGCCGTATTGAAGCGAAATTCGTTCCAAAGTAGCCAATCTCGTAAGCGCCGGGGTTTTGCGCCAACGTTGCCGGTAAGAAATATTGCGAATTTGTAAATAGCCGTTTTTGTCTTTAACAAAAAGCGGATAAATTTTTGCAATTTTGCATTTTACAGCCAGGGTGCGAAAGCTGCGCCCGGATTGTTGGCAACGTCTCGCAATCGGCATGCTGAGTGCTTAGCCTTAAAACTATCAGTCAGTTGACAAACGTCCAATTGCTGTGTTGTCTCAGTAAATTCAAATTATTACATAAAGGACGGCTCGGTCTTGGTCTTGTTTTGCGCCTGCACCCCAACATGCATGGCAGCTTGCGAGAATGACTTTTCATCGGCCAGTTATCGGCGACGGATGCGATGCCGTGAAGATGATCTACAACATTGAGATATCGTTCGTGTTCTTATACACTATCGGCAGTAGCATCCTGCGCTCCGCGCTGGAGCGGTTCGGCGCCGGCCTGGGCGCGGACTTGTTTCGTGCGTTCAGACGCGTGTGTACCTGCTTATTCACTTGTCTGCCAGGGATCTTGAGACGATCTTCAACTATTCGGTTTTGTTGGTTATGCGCAGCGATCCGCTGGACCAGGCCCACGCCGTCGCCGGCGTGGAATACGACGCCGACGAGGAGCGATGAAACATGCCCTGCATGACGTCGTGCGTGCACCGCCGCCCTTCTGGCCAGGTGCGAATACCTCATTTCGAAGACCGCCGGCGGCTGTCCGGGGCGAACGTCATCGTAACATGGGAGTTCTGGGTCAGGATGCTTCCGGCATTATAGAAACGGCGATGATTTCCACGCAGTCATCTCAGGATGTTTGCCATTGTTGTCCATGCGTGGGCTCCAGAAACACGAGTGACCGCGGAACGACAAATCGTGCGCGCCGGAGAGGCGCGTTTTTCAGGGAGGTACGCATGAACTTTGGAAAGCAAGCCTGTTGGACGGCGGCGTGCATTTTTCTGCTGACCATGGCCGGATGCGACAGCGAAACCACGACGGACGCTGGCGACAACGCGAGTGTCTTGGTTGAGGAACACGTGGCAAAGCCCGAAAATCCTGCAGGCGAGGCAAGGATTCCGCAGGACGCCAGGGAGGTGCGGGACGCCGACGGCGATGTGTTCCACTACACCGTGGATCCCTGCACTATGGCGCCGGCTGCGGAGGTGGAATCGTTCCTGGGCAGGCCGGTAACGACCGCATTCTCGTTTGTCTACGGCATACCGCCGTACACCCGGTGCGAATACGCCGTAGAGTTGCCGGAAGCCGAGAGCGCCGGCCGCTCGCCGGACCGCATCATCGTTTCGGTGGTGGAACCGCTGACCTTGTCCGAAGCCGGGTTTCCCGGTCTGTCCGAGCCGAAGGACGCATACGAGCGGCACATGGATGCGCTCGTCAATGCCGGCGCCGAGATCGAGCTCGTGCGCGGCCTTGGAGATTCGGCGTTTGTCCAGTCCGCGGATGGCGTGCTGCATGTTCTGGCGGAGGGTCTCTACCTGCGGATTGCAGCGAATGTCTATGTCAGGGAGACGGCGGCTACGCTCGACGAATTGCACCGGAAAATGGCGGACCACAACGCCAAAATCGCCATTCGTTTCGCCGCCGATCTGCTGCTGCCAAAGCTCAAAAAGAGATAGTCCGGGTTTCATGGTCTTGCTTTAACTGACGGTGCGCGCTGGCCCTATGGGGCCAAGGCGTGTATAC
This genomic window contains:
- the preA gene encoding NAD-dependent dihydropyrimidine dehydrogenase subunit PreA — its product is MADLSVQFLGKTIPNPFLLASAPPTAFGENIMRAFDQGWGGAVLKTLKPDGMVIEDARPRFAAVKDAGGNVYGFENFELVTKRSLSDWVHEIAEIKKRYPENLLVASIMGDSRGTWQEMTRRVQDAGADMVECNFSCPHGMPEKGVGMAIGQVPEITGEITSWVRDVCKVPLLIKLTPNVADPRVTCAAALDAGADGITAINTVQCLIGVDLETFKPKPVVEGYSSYGGYSGKAIKPIGLRVVSQVAGTMQARGMAPAVSGVGGIAAWEDAVEYMLVGSTTVQVCTEVMLKGYGIVGKLASGLSNYLDARGIGSPMDLVGRTLPWITSHEALSKESAVAARVDYESCTSCGACATACSDSGYGAISMNGDGSTPRVHINEQRCDGCGLCALVCRAGALAVCSH
- a CDS encoding iron-containing alcohol dehydrogenase family protein translates to MSGFIFQVPPRIVFGAGSARKIGEEAARLGNTAMIVTGRSSTTRTGALDKVVASLEAAGLTAVTFAEVESDPSVATVEKGAALARGKNADVLVALGGGSPMDAAKGIAILMTNDGPIQKYEKKQPAAAGTPIIAVPTTAGTASEITRFTVITDPAAKVKMLIAFAGIIPKVAVLDPELTVSMPPSVTASTGMDALTHATEAYISKVGNQLTAVQALEAIELIGGNLIRAVMNGGDIEARQNMLLGQMLAGFAFGNASVALVHSMSRPLGAHFGIPHGMANAMLLAPVMAYNRPACPEKLTRIAQALGEPVEGLSLRDASFAAVDSLEALFEETGLPGRLSEFGVTEDAIPQMAKDAFASGSTNNNPRVPTVEDITDIYTSIL
- a CDS encoding aminotransferase class III-fold pyridoxal phosphate-dependent enzyme, with amino-acid sequence MNPQAQEAYDLDRKYVLHSWSVQGKLSPKVITRGEGIFFWDGDGNRYADFASQLVNLNLGHNHPKIIEAIKKQADEMCFIAPQFVAPSRSRLAEKLIGYLPDTFGKCFFTVGGADANENAVKIARAHTGKQKIVTRYRSYHGATYGAISLTGDPRRPPVEPALPGIVRVFDPYCYRCSFGLTYPECRLQCAENVREVMLYENPDTIAAVLFESITGSNGVFVPPPGYMERIEEICRELGVLLICDEVMTGFGRTGKLFGFHNFDITPDIVTMAKGVNSGYIPLGVVAVSSEIAKTFDESMLYCGLTYSGHPISCASALGNLEAIEEEKLIENAAAMGERFKAGLEKLGERHGYVGDVRCIGLFACLEMVRDRETRDPLSPWNGPPGPMAHVSKALLDNGISAFVRWNFVFLAPPIIIDEAELDDSLTRIDKALEQASQAIAREIS
- a CDS encoding YgeY family selenium metabolism-linked hydrolase gives rise to the protein MYEKLNQMAEDIRDDVIGFAQKLVQTPSISGAEEELAQLTVKKMEELGYDEIFVDDMGNVVGIVKGEGSGPNVMYNSHMDHVAPGEEANWEFPPYGGVIADGYLHGRAASDVKSGMASQIFAGHLIKKSGVKLKGDFIYTGVVQEEPAEMFGMRWLMDKTFKERGITFDVMISSEATSMNLYLGHRGRAELEVTTFGRTSHGSAPWLGVNAVYKMMPVIEEVRKIYETLPEDDFLGRATIALTIINCSPGALSIIPDKCTVSLDRRLVRGEKREDFVGQIQKILDDLAAKDEEFKGEVKIRTVKETSYKGISEDCEKYMHSWAIEKDDPMVVKCVEALNALGQNPGFGRWDFGTDASYVTGVMGIPSIGYSPMEEHYAHTPKDRCSIENIVKATAGNAAIAYAVAGQGSRDE
- the hydA gene encoding dihydropyrimidinase, whose translation is MRFDCVISGGLCVTASDTFRADIGILDEKIAAIGTHLSGERTIDATGKYVMPGAVDTHTHLEMPFGGTVSKDDFETGTIAAAYGGTTSIVDFCIQGKGQSLQDALDAWRAKAEGKAVLDYGFHIAITDMTGSVLDEMQTMIDAGCPSFKVFMVYDFRVSDTVLMQALIQARDHGGLVCVHAENNDAVTYLINKHLSEGKTDPRYHALSRPPLVEGEATGRACKLAQITGGPLFVVHLTCESALQEVVRARANGASVMAETCPQYLLLSDANYDEPDFGGAKYVMSPPLRPRENQEPLWKGLASNDLVSVATDHCPFDFNGQKDMGRDNFAKIPNGAPGIEPRLALMHEFGVNAGRFDINRLVAVCATNPAKAFGMYPQKGALAIGADADIVVFDPELKVTLSTATLHENVDYTPYEGVEVTGFPVATLSRGEVVCMNGRLEAKPGRGRFIKRGKPRFV